The genomic segment TAAAGCAACGGCAATGGCTTGCACTTGAAACCAATTGGTTGTATAAGAAATCTTGTTTGAATATGCGAATGCTCACACGGTAAACGTATTTATTGTGTCCTTTTCAGAGGTGGCCATGCCTGCTCTGATTCCTTGCATGGTGGTCGAGGATGACCCCATACAGAACTTTGTCCTGCGGGAGCAGCTCAAGTTTATGGGTTATGCATCCCAAGGGGCGGAGAATGCGTTTCAGGCCTTGGACATGTTGGAACGGCGAGACTTCGCGGTTGCGCTCATGGATGTGCGCATGCCCGGAATGAACGGCTGGCAAGCCACGGAGACCATCCGCGCAAGCCCACGGCCATGGCGGGATATCCCAATCATTTGCGTCACGGCCTTTGCCTTTTTAAGCGACATCAAGCGCGCCTTTGCTTCAGGCATGGACGCCTATATCTCAAAGCCCTACGCTTACGAAACCTTGCGCAAGCTCATCCAGATGGTGCTGCGCGAGTCTGCCGAAGGCCGCATGTCGAACTGTGGCGAGCTGGCCTGCATCGAACATCTCACTCCCTCATGTTGCTATCGGCGTCGGCGCAGGCATGGCGCGGCTGTCTGCTTCTGATGCCTCTCCTGGCCTTGTCCACTCGATCGTCATGCATGTAAACCGCCCGGCGAAACGCCACGTCTAGCACACCCGCAACGGCAGATACGAAGCCGCCTGCACTGTGGGCTGTGCTGATTGTTTCGCCCAACGTCTTCCGCTAATATCTCCGACATAGGTTCGGACTACTTCCATAAAGCAAATCTAGCTTGCTAGCCCGCTTCAAGGGTCTTTCCCCCTCATAAGCCAGCCGCAGGCAATCCCCATCAAGGAGCCCGCACATGAACGCACAGGAAATGGAATCCTTCCGCGACTTGATCGAAAACCAGCTTCCCTTCAACAAGTTCATCGGCATCAAGCTGCTGTCCCTGGAGGCCGGGACCTGCAAGCTGTACATTCCCTACAAGGACGAGCTGATCGGTGACACTCGGCGCGGGGCGCTGCACGGCGGGGTCATCTCGACCCTGATCGATACCTGCGGCGGGTTCGCGGTCTGGAGCATGTGCGACATCACGGACAGGCTGTCGACCATCGACATGCGCGTGGACTACCTTAAGCCCGCGTTCGGCGACGACCTCGTGGCCGAGTCGCAGGTCAAGCTGCTGGGCAACAGAGTTGGTAACGCATCCACTGTCCTA from the Desulfocurvibacter africanus subsp. africanus DSM 2603 genome contains:
- a CDS encoding hotdog fold thioesterase; amino-acid sequence: MNAQEMESFRDLIENQLPFNKFIGIKLLSLEAGTCKLYIPYKDELIGDTRRGALHGGVISTLIDTCGGFAVWSMCDITDRLSTIDMRVDYLKPAFGDDLVAESQVKLLGNRVGNASTVLYSRNNPGGILAEGRSVYNIRRGEPTGSGASA
- a CDS encoding response regulator; protein product: MPALIPCMVVEDDPIQNFVLREQLKFMGYASQGAENAFQALDMLERRDFAVALMDVRMPGMNGWQATETIRASPRPWRDIPIICVTAFAFLSDIKRAFASGMDAYISKPYAYETLRKLIQMVLRESAEGRMSNCGELACIEHLTPSCCYRRRRRHGAAVCF